In Streptomyces sp. NBC_01439, the following are encoded in one genomic region:
- a CDS encoding winged helix-turn-helix transcriptional regulator yields MENPACTEAAEMEQPFDVFARACPSRETLEHVTGRWGSLTVGALREGPCRFNELRRRVEGVSEKMLSQTLHALERDGIVHREAQPTNPPRVDYELTPLGVEVADRLLALIHCLEGNMPAVLGARQSYDATRGGR; encoded by the coding sequence ATGGAGAACCCCGCCTGTACCGAAGCCGCCGAGATGGAGCAACCGTTCGACGTCTTCGCGCGCGCCTGCCCGTCCCGGGAAACGCTCGAACACGTCACCGGCCGCTGGGGCAGCCTCACCGTGGGCGCCCTGCGCGAAGGCCCTTGCCGCTTCAACGAGCTGCGCCGCCGGGTGGAGGGCGTGAGCGAGAAGATGCTCTCCCAGACCCTGCACGCACTGGAGCGCGACGGCATCGTCCACCGCGAGGCGCAGCCCACGAACCCGCCGCGCGTCGACTACGAACTGACCCCCCTCGGCGTCGAGGTCGCGGACCGGCTGCTCGCGCTCATCCACTGCCTGGAGGGGAACATGCCGGCGGTACTGGGTGCCCGGCAGTCCTACGACGCCACGCGCGGCGGCCGCTGA
- a CDS encoding acylphosphatase, whose product MNEDVRLTAWVRGRVQGVGFRWFTRENALEIGGVVGFALNLDDGRVQVVAEGQRENCHRLLDWLRSSDTPGRVDGVTEIWGTPRGGYDGFGMR is encoded by the coding sequence ATGAACGAAGACGTCCGTCTGACCGCCTGGGTGCGGGGCCGTGTGCAGGGAGTGGGCTTCCGCTGGTTCACCAGGGAGAACGCCTTGGAGATCGGCGGGGTCGTCGGCTTCGCGCTCAACCTCGACGACGGGCGAGTGCAGGTGGTCGCCGAAGGTCAACGTGAGAATTGCCACCGGCTGCTCGACTGGTTGCGCTCCTCCGACACGCCCGGCCGGGTGGACGGAGTGACAGAGATCTGGGGCACACCGCGCGGTGGCTACGACGGATTCGGGATGCGATGA
- the rpmF gene encoding 50S ribosomal protein L32, which yields MAVPKRKMSRSNTRHRRSQWKAAVPTLVSCERCQEPKLQHIACPSCGTYNKRQVLEV from the coding sequence GTGGCTGTTCCGAAGCGGAAGATGTCGCGCAGCAACACGCGCCACCGCCGGTCGCAGTGGAAGGCTGCGGTCCCCACCCTGGTTTCGTGCGAGCGTTGCCAGGAGCCGAAGCTCCAGCACATTGCGTGCCCGAGCTGCGGCACCTACAACAAGCGCCAGGTCCTCGAGGTCTGA
- a CDS encoding CAP domain-containing protein translates to MGRHRLPAAPHNGGKRGTALRTGLLGVSVAVALGTAAVTTGMVPVGGSFPYVGVSGTDAPAPEARAKASTDPDTALHQQNGLVNLSGRTSAGTGSGSPSPKPSIPTSPSASASPSASPSGSPSASPSPSATPSAAPSSSPSATPAPSTKAPSAKAPRTSPAAPAVPAAPTAPAPTTSRAPTPAPAPSKSTTHEPRPPLDGHSAEEAAVVDLVNQERALAGCGPVRANPPLASLAGAFSLDMATRGFFSHEDPEGNTPWDRATKAGISGLGGENIARGQGDAEAAMKAWMNSPDHKANILNCEFRTLGVGVHVAAGGPWWTQDFGF, encoded by the coding sequence ATGGGCCGTCACCGTCTCCCCGCCGCGCCGCACAACGGCGGCAAGCGCGGCACCGCCCTGCGCACCGGCCTGCTGGGCGTTTCGGTGGCCGTCGCCCTCGGCACCGCGGCCGTCACCACCGGCATGGTGCCGGTCGGCGGCTCGTTCCCCTACGTGGGTGTCAGCGGTACGGATGCCCCCGCCCCGGAAGCCAGGGCCAAGGCCTCGACCGACCCCGACACGGCGCTGCACCAGCAGAACGGCCTCGTGAACCTGTCCGGCCGCACCTCCGCCGGCACCGGATCGGGCAGCCCGTCCCCGAAGCCGTCGATCCCGACCTCCCCGTCGGCGTCCGCTTCCCCGAGCGCCTCGCCGAGCGGCTCCCCGAGCGCCTCCCCCTCTCCGTCGGCGACGCCGTCCGCCGCACCGAGCTCTTCCCCGTCGGCGACGCCGGCCCCGTCCACCAAGGCCCCGTCCGCGAAGGCCCCGCGCACGAGCCCGGCCGCGCCCGCCGTGCCGGCCGCGCCGACGGCCCCGGCACCCACCACGAGCCGGGCCCCGACACCGGCACCGGCGCCGTCGAAGTCGACGACCCACGAGCCCCGCCCGCCGCTGGACGGCCACTCCGCGGAGGAGGCCGCCGTCGTCGACCTGGTGAACCAGGAGCGCGCGCTGGCCGGGTGCGGCCCGGTCCGGGCCAATCCGCCGCTCGCGTCGTTGGCCGGAGCCTTCAGCCTGGACATGGCCACCCGGGGCTTCTTCAGTCACGAGGACCCCGAAGGCAACACTCCGTGGGACCGCGCCACCAAGGCCGGCATCTCGGGCCTCGGCGGCGAGAACATAGCCCGCGGCCAGGGCGACGCCGAGGCCGCGATGAAGGCCTGGATGAACAGCCCGGACCACAAGGCGAACATCCTCAACTGCGAGTTCCGCACCCTGGGCGTCGGTGTCCACGTCGCTGCCGGCGGCCCCTGGTGGACCCAGGACTTCGGCTTCTGA
- the mutM gene encoding bifunctional DNA-formamidopyrimidine glycosylase/DNA-(apurinic or apyrimidinic site) lyase, whose translation MPELPEVEVVRRGLERWVAGRTVEAVEILHPRAVRRHPGGGADFAARLCGETFGVAQRRGKYLWLPLEGRDLSVLGHLGMSGQLLVQPQDAPDEKHLRIRVRFDDAGTELRFVDQRTFGGLSLHEVAADSTDGLPDVIAHIARDPLDPLFDEGAYHLALRAKRTTVKRALLDQSLISGVGNIYADEALWRAKLHYERPTSGLTRPRSAELLGHARDVMNAALAVGGTSFDSLYVNVNGESGYFDRSLDAYGREDEPCRRCGTPIRRRPWMNRSSYFCPRCQRPPRVAS comes from the coding sequence GTGCCCGAGTTGCCCGAAGTCGAAGTCGTGCGGCGGGGGCTGGAGCGCTGGGTGGCGGGGCGGACCGTCGAGGCCGTCGAGATCCTGCATCCGCGGGCCGTCCGGCGCCATCCGGGCGGCGGGGCCGACTTCGCGGCGCGCCTGTGCGGGGAGACCTTCGGGGTGGCGCAGCGGCGCGGGAAGTACCTGTGGCTGCCGCTGGAGGGCCGCGACCTGTCCGTGCTCGGGCACCTCGGGATGAGCGGGCAGCTGCTGGTGCAGCCGCAGGACGCCCCCGACGAGAAGCACCTGCGGATCCGGGTGCGCTTCGACGACGCCGGGACGGAGCTGCGCTTCGTGGACCAGCGGACCTTCGGCGGCCTCTCGCTGCACGAGGTAGCCGCCGACAGCACCGACGGACTGCCCGACGTGATCGCGCACATCGCGCGCGACCCCCTGGACCCGTTGTTCGACGAGGGCGCCTACCACCTCGCGCTGCGCGCCAAGCGGACCACCGTCAAGCGGGCGCTACTGGACCAGTCCCTCATCAGCGGGGTCGGCAACATCTACGCGGACGAGGCGCTGTGGCGCGCCAAGCTGCACTACGAACGCCCGACCTCGGGGCTCACGCGCCCGCGGAGCGCGGAACTCCTCGGCCATGCCCGGGACGTCATGAACGCCGCCCTCGCGGTCGGTGGCACCAGCTTCGACAGCCTCTACGTCAACGTGAACGGGGAGTCGGGCTACTTCGACCGTTCGCTCGATGCCTACGGGCGCGAGGACGAACCCTGCCGGCGCTGCGGCACGCCGATACGGCGCCGGCCGTGGATGAACCGGTCGAGCTACTTCTGCCCGCGCTGTCAGCGGCCGCCGCGCGTGGCGTCGTAG
- the rnc gene encoding ribonuclease III — translation MSELSNAEKQADSNNAASSHTLLEGRLGYQLESALLVRALTHRSYAYENGGLPTNERLEFLGDSVLGLVVTDTLYTTHPDLPEGQLAKLRAAVVNSRALAEVGRGLELGSFIRLGRGEEGTGGRDKASILADTLEAVIGAVYLDQGLDAASELVHRLFDPLIEKSSNLGAGLDWKTSLQELTAAEGLGVPEYLVSETGPDHEKTFTAAARVGGVSYGTGTGRSKKEAEQQAAESAWRGIRAAADERTAAAAAAATAGPAGVPAAAGNENGGVPSPADSAPDA, via the coding sequence ATGTCTGAGCTGTCCAACGCTGAGAAGCAGGCAGACAGTAACAACGCGGCCTCGTCCCACACGCTTCTGGAAGGGCGGCTCGGGTATCAACTCGAGTCCGCCCTTCTGGTGCGTGCGCTGACCCACCGCTCGTACGCGTACGAGAACGGCGGTCTGCCCACCAACGAACGCCTGGAGTTCCTCGGGGACTCCGTGCTGGGCCTGGTGGTCACGGACACGCTGTACACGACCCACCCGGATCTCCCCGAAGGCCAGCTGGCCAAGCTTCGGGCCGCGGTGGTCAACTCGCGCGCACTGGCGGAGGTCGGACGCGGCCTCGAACTCGGCTCCTTCATCCGGCTCGGCCGGGGCGAAGAGGGCACGGGAGGCCGGGACAAGGCCTCCATCCTCGCCGACACCCTTGAAGCGGTGATCGGCGCGGTCTATCTCGATCAGGGCCTCGACGCGGCCTCGGAGCTGGTCCACCGGCTCTTCGACCCGCTCATCGAGAAGTCCTCGAACCTCGGGGCCGGCCTGGACTGGAAGACCAGTCTCCAGGAACTCACGGCGGCCGAAGGCCTTGGCGTGCCCGAGTACCTGGTCTCCGAGACCGGTCCGGACCACGAGAAGACCTTTACTGCTGCCGCTCGCGTCGGTGGTGTCTCGTACGGCACCGGCACCGGCCGCAGCAAGAAGGAAGCGGAACAGCAGGCCGCGGAGTCCGCATGGCGCGGAATCCGTGCCGCCGCGGACGAGCGGACCGCGGCTGCGGCGGCCGCCGCGACCGCCGGTCCGGCCGGGGTCCCGGCTGCGGCCGGGAACGAGAACGGCGGGGTGCCGTCGCCCGCCGACTCGGCACCGGACGCCTGA
- a CDS encoding AAA family ATPase yields MHLKSLTLRGFKSFASVTTLRFEPGITCVVGPNGSGKSNVVDALSWVMGEQGAKSLRGGKMEDVIFAGTTGRPPLGRAEVSLTIDNSDGALPIDYAEVTITRIMFRGGSSEYQINGDTCRLLDIQELLSDSGIGREMHVIVGQGQLDSVLHADPMGRRAFIEEAAGVLKHRKRKEKALRKLDAMQANLARVQDLGDELRRQLKPLGRQAAVARRAAVIQADLRDARLRLLADDLVVLRRALDAEIADEAALKERKEAAEAQLAGAVRREAELEEAVRELVPRLQRAQQTWYELSQLAERVRGTASLADARVKSASAPAEEERRGRDPEELEREAARIREQEAELTAALEAASRALEDTAEHRAELERALAEEERRLRDAARAVADRREGLARLTGRLGAARSRAGAAQAEIDRLVAARDAAQTRAAAAQEEYEALAEEVGGLDDPSADTDHESAREGLARAEAELSAAREELSGAERSRAAVSARRDALALGLRRKDGTGALLAARERLAGLLGPAAQRLSVTPGYEVAVAAALGSAADALAVASPGAAAEAIRHLREADAGRATLLIAPVAPAFPGQAAAGPAAEAADRAGGAGSGGGVPHPAPSRDGDLPSHARAPQLPANVGASAPASASTPEQLEGGGPASAPVSAAGLVGGDAQVRRAVEWVLRDHVVVGTLDEAEALVAERPDAVAVTLDGDVLGTHLAHGGSAGAPSLIEVQAAVDEAAGELTRLGVRCEELTEARAAAHTRRQDAVVLVDELAERRRAAEAARAGVAQQLGRLAGQAKGAAGEAERSAAAAARAQDALEQALAEVEECAEQLATAEEVPVDEEPDGSGRDRLAADGANARQTEMEARLQLRTLEERVKGLAGRADSLDRAARSERETRTRAERRRARLRHEAEVARAVADGSRQLLAHVEVSLGRADEERVAAERAKGLAERELGEARNRGRELKGELDKLTDSVHRGEVLGAEQRLRIEALEAKSLEEYGMAAAGLVAEYGPDQPVPPSPAAEGEVLPEDPQDPRNRPGPFVRAQQEKRLKAAERAYQQLGKVNPLALEEFAALEERHQFLSEQLEDLRKTRADLLQVVKEVDQRVEQVFTEAYRDTAREFEGVFSRLFPGGEGRLILTDPDNMLTTGIDVEARPPGKKVKRLSLLSGGERSLTAVALLVSIFKARPSPFYVMDEVEAALDDTNLQRLIRIMEELQESSQLIVITHQKRTMEVADALYGVSMQGDGVSKVISQRLR; encoded by the coding sequence GTGCACCTCAAGTCCCTGACCCTGCGTGGCTTCAAATCCTTCGCGTCCGTCACCACCCTGCGCTTCGAGCCCGGAATCACCTGCGTCGTGGGCCCGAACGGTTCCGGCAAGTCCAATGTGGTGGACGCGCTGTCCTGGGTCATGGGGGAACAGGGGGCCAAGTCCCTGCGCGGCGGGAAGATGGAAGACGTCATCTTCGCCGGGACCACCGGGCGTCCGCCGCTCGGACGGGCGGAGGTGTCCCTGACGATCGACAACTCCGACGGCGCGCTGCCCATCGACTACGCCGAAGTCACCATCACCCGGATCATGTTCCGCGGCGGCAGCAGCGAATACCAGATCAACGGCGACACCTGCCGCCTGCTCGACATCCAGGAACTGCTCTCCGACTCCGGCATCGGCCGCGAGATGCACGTCATCGTCGGGCAGGGCCAGCTGGACTCCGTACTGCACGCCGATCCCATGGGCCGCCGCGCCTTCATCGAGGAGGCGGCCGGCGTGCTCAAGCACCGCAAGCGCAAGGAGAAGGCGCTGCGGAAGCTGGACGCGATGCAGGCCAATCTCGCGCGCGTCCAGGACCTGGGCGACGAGCTGCGGCGCCAGCTCAAGCCCCTGGGACGGCAGGCGGCGGTCGCCCGGCGCGCGGCCGTGATCCAGGCGGACCTGCGCGACGCGCGGCTGCGGCTGCTCGCCGACGACCTGGTCGTACTGCGGCGCGCCCTCGACGCCGAGATCGCGGACGAGGCGGCGCTCAAGGAGCGCAAGGAGGCCGCCGAGGCCCAGCTCGCGGGCGCCGTGCGGCGCGAGGCGGAGCTGGAGGAGGCGGTACGGGAGCTCGTGCCGCGGCTGCAGCGGGCGCAGCAGACCTGGTACGAGCTGTCGCAGCTCGCCGAACGCGTCCGGGGGACCGCCTCCTTGGCGGACGCGCGGGTCAAGAGCGCCTCGGCGCCGGCCGAGGAGGAACGGCGCGGCCGCGACCCCGAGGAGTTGGAGCGGGAGGCCGCACGGATCCGCGAGCAGGAGGCGGAACTGACGGCGGCTCTGGAAGCGGCCTCGCGGGCGCTGGAGGACACGGCCGAGCACCGGGCGGAGCTGGAGCGGGCGCTGGCCGAGGAGGAACGCCGACTGCGGGACGCCGCGCGGGCCGTCGCCGACCGGCGCGAGGGACTGGCCCGGCTGACCGGGCGGCTGGGCGCGGCCCGCTCCCGTGCGGGAGCGGCGCAGGCCGAGATCGACCGGCTCGTCGCGGCGAGGGACGCGGCGCAGACCCGGGCCGCCGCCGCGCAGGAAGAGTACGAGGCGCTGGCCGAGGAGGTCGGCGGGCTCGACGACCCGTCGGCCGACACGGACCACGAGAGCGCACGGGAGGGGCTGGCGCGGGCGGAGGCGGAACTGTCCGCTGCCCGGGAGGAGCTGTCCGGGGCGGAACGCTCCCGGGCGGCCGTCTCGGCGCGCCGGGACGCCCTGGCGCTGGGACTGCGCCGCAAGGACGGTACGGGCGCACTGCTCGCGGCGCGGGAGCGGCTGGCGGGGCTGCTGGGACCAGCGGCGCAGCGGCTGTCGGTGACCCCGGGCTATGAGGTCGCCGTCGCCGCCGCACTGGGCTCGGCCGCGGACGCGCTGGCGGTGGCCTCACCGGGCGCGGCGGCCGAGGCGATCCGCCACCTCCGCGAGGCGGACGCGGGCCGCGCCACCCTGCTGATCGCCCCGGTGGCACCCGCCTTCCCGGGCCAGGCCGCGGCCGGACCCGCGGCCGAAGCTGCTGACAGGGCCGGCGGAGCGGGATCCGGGGGCGGGGTCCCCCACCCGGCACCCTCCCGGGACGGAGATCTGCCCTCCCACGCACGCGCACCGCAGCTGCCGGCGAACGTGGGTGCGTCCGCCCCGGCATCGGCATCGACTCCGGAGCAGCTCGAGGGCGGCGGACCGGCAAGCGCCCCCGTCTCCGCCGCGGGGCTGGTCGGCGGGGACGCGCAGGTGCGGCGGGCCGTGGAGTGGGTGCTGCGGGACCACGTCGTGGTCGGGACCCTCGACGAGGCCGAGGCGCTGGTCGCGGAGCGGCCCGACGCGGTGGCCGTGACCCTCGACGGCGATGTGCTCGGGACGCACCTCGCGCACGGCGGCTCCGCCGGGGCGCCCAGCCTGATCGAAGTGCAGGCGGCCGTCGACGAGGCCGCGGGCGAGCTGACCCGGTTGGGCGTGCGGTGTGAGGAGCTCACCGAGGCCCGGGCGGCCGCCCACACGCGCCGCCAGGACGCGGTCGTCCTGGTGGACGAGCTCGCCGAGCGGCGGCGCGCCGCGGAAGCGGCCCGGGCCGGGGTGGCCCAGCAGCTCGGGCGGCTCGCCGGGCAGGCGAAGGGCGCCGCGGGCGAGGCCGAACGCAGCGCCGCCGCCGCGGCCCGGGCCCAGGACGCCCTGGAGCAGGCTCTGGCCGAGGTGGAGGAGTGCGCGGAGCAGCTCGCGACCGCCGAGGAGGTGCCGGTGGACGAGGAGCCGGACGGTTCCGGGCGGGACCGGCTCGCGGCCGACGGCGCCAATGCCCGGCAGACCGAGATGGAGGCCCGGCTGCAGCTGAGGACCCTTGAAGAGCGGGTCAAGGGGCTGGCCGGACGGGCGGATTCGCTCGACCGGGCGGCCCGTTCGGAACGCGAGACCCGGACCCGCGCCGAGCGGCGCCGGGCCCGGCTGCGCCACGAGGCGGAGGTGGCCCGCGCGGTGGCCGACGGGTCCCGGCAGCTCCTCGCGCACGTGGAGGTGTCGCTCGGCAGGGCCGACGAGGAGCGGGTGGCGGCCGAACGGGCGAAGGGACTCGCCGAGCGGGAGCTCGGCGAGGCGCGCAACCGCGGCCGGGAGCTGAAGGGGGAGCTGGACAAGCTCACCGACTCGGTCCACCGCGGCGAGGTGCTCGGGGCCGAGCAGCGGCTGCGCATCGAGGCGCTGGAAGCCAAGTCGCTGGAGGAGTACGGCATGGCCGCCGCCGGGCTGGTCGCGGAGTACGGCCCCGACCAGCCGGTTCCCCCGTCCCCGGCCGCCGAGGGCGAGGTGCTGCCGGAGGACCCACAGGATCCGCGCAACCGGCCCGGGCCCTTCGTGCGGGCGCAACAGGAGAAGCGGCTCAAGGCCGCCGAGCGCGCCTACCAGCAGCTCGGCAAGGTCAACCCGCTCGCGCTGGAGGAGTTCGCGGCGTTGGAGGAGCGCCACCAGTTCCTCAGCGAGCAGCTGGAGGATCTCCGTAAGACGAGGGCCGATCTCCTTCAAGTCGTGAAGGAGGTCGACCAGCGCGTCGAGCAGGTCTTCACCGAGGCCTACCGGGATACGGCCCGGGAGTTCGAGGGGGTGTTCTCGCGCCTGTTCCCCGGCGGCGAGGGCCGACTGATCCTCACCGACCCCGACAACATGCTCACCACCGGCATCGACGTCGAGGCCCGTCCGCCGGGCAAGAAGGTCAAGCGGCTGTCGCTGCTCTCGGGCGGCGAGCGCTCGCTGACCGCCGTGGCCCTGCTGGTGTCCATCTTCAAGGCGCGCCCCAGCCCGTTCTACGTGATGGACGAGGTCGAGGCCGCGCTCGACGACACCAATCTGCAGCGGCTCATCCGGATCATGGAGGAGCTGCAGGAGAGCTCCCAGCTGATCGTCATCACCCACCAGAAGCGGACGATGGAGGTCGCGGACGCGCTCTACGGCGTCTCGATGCAGGGGGACGGGGTCTCCAAGGTCATCAGCCAGCGGCTGCGTTGA
- a CDS encoding LLM class flavin-dependent oxidoreductase, whose translation MPITVARFNLVDPNGTPESLSARYKAALEMARYADDRGIDTVQTEEHHGTDNNWLPSPFAFAGAVFGATRRIAVTVSAIIGPLYDPLKVAEDIAVLDLLSGGRLVTVAGIGYRPEEYEQHGVEWGRRGRLQDELLETLLKAWTGEPFEFRGRTVRVTPTPFTRPHPLLLVGGSSEAAARRAARLGLPFFPSAHLPELAAYYTARLAEYGTEGFCMMPAAETPLLHVAEDPDRVWAEHGGRFLHEAGTYASWQSKDIRSAVRSTARSVAELRAEGVYRVLTPDEAVAYGRAAGEAGNLVLHPLCGGMPLDEGWRSLHLLCEQVLPRLKD comes from the coding sequence ATGCCCATCACCGTGGCCCGGTTCAATCTCGTCGACCCGAACGGCACCCCCGAGTCGCTCTCCGCCCGCTACAAGGCGGCGCTGGAGATGGCCCGGTACGCGGACGACCGCGGGATCGACACCGTCCAGACCGAGGAGCACCACGGCACCGACAACAACTGGCTGCCCTCCCCCTTCGCCTTCGCGGGCGCGGTCTTCGGCGCGACGCGCCGGATCGCGGTCACCGTCTCGGCGATCATCGGCCCGCTGTACGACCCGCTGAAGGTCGCCGAGGACATCGCCGTCCTCGACCTCCTGAGCGGCGGCCGCCTGGTGACGGTGGCGGGCATCGGCTACCGGCCCGAGGAGTACGAGCAGCACGGCGTGGAGTGGGGCCGGCGCGGCCGGCTCCAGGACGAGCTGCTGGAGACCCTGCTGAAGGCGTGGACCGGCGAGCCCTTCGAGTTCCGCGGCCGTACGGTACGGGTCACCCCGACACCGTTCACCCGGCCGCACCCGCTGCTGCTGGTCGGCGGCAGCTCCGAGGCCGCGGCCCGCCGCGCCGCCCGACTGGGGCTGCCCTTCTTCCCCAGCGCGCACCTGCCGGAGCTCGCGGCGTACTACACCGCGCGGCTGGCGGAGTACGGCACGGAGGGCTTCTGCATGATGCCGGCGGCCGAGACCCCGCTGCTGCACGTCGCGGAGGACCCGGACCGGGTCTGGGCGGAGCACGGCGGGCGCTTCCTGCACGAGGCGGGCACGTACGCGTCCTGGCAGTCCAAGGACATCCGCAGCGCCGTACGGTCGACCGCGCGCTCGGTGGCGGAGCTGCGCGCGGAGGGCGTGTACCGCGTCCTCACCCCGGACGAGGCGGTCGCGTACGGCCGGGCCGCGGGCGAGGCGGGGAACCTGGTCCTGCACCCGCTGTGCGGCGGGATGCCGCTGGACGAGGGCTGGCGGAGCCTGCACCTGCTCTGCGAACAGGTACTGCCCCGGCTCAAGGACTGA
- a CDS encoding flavodoxin family protein, translating to MSAITHTPVVSIAYHSGYGHTAVVAEAVRSGAAEAGATVHLIKVDEIDDAQWELLDASDAIVFGSPTYMGTASGAFHVFAEASSKRWFGDTWQDKLAAGFTNSASKSGDKLHTLQFFQILAAQHGMSWVNLGLKPGWNSSTASENDLNRLGFFAGAAAQTNSDEGADAVHKADIATAEHLGRRVTEQTRIVIAGRAALAAAAV from the coding sequence TTGTCCGCAATCACGCACACCCCCGTCGTCTCGATCGCCTACCACTCCGGCTACGGCCACACCGCCGTCGTCGCCGAGGCGGTTCGCAGCGGCGCCGCGGAAGCCGGGGCGACCGTTCACCTGATCAAGGTCGACGAGATCGACGACGCCCAGTGGGAGCTGCTCGACGCCTCCGACGCGATCGTCTTCGGATCCCCGACGTACATGGGCACCGCCTCCGGCGCCTTCCACGTCTTCGCCGAGGCCTCCTCGAAGCGCTGGTTCGGCGACACGTGGCAGGACAAGCTGGCGGCCGGCTTCACGAACTCCGCGTCCAAGAGCGGCGACAAGCTGCACACCCTGCAGTTCTTCCAGATCCTGGCCGCGCAGCACGGCATGAGCTGGGTCAACCTGGGTCTGAAGCCGGGCTGGAACTCCAGCACGGCCTCCGAGAACGACCTGAACCGTCTCGGCTTCTTCGCCGGCGCCGCCGCCCAGACCAACTCCGACGAGGGCGCGGACGCGGTCCACAAGGCCGACATCGCGACCGCCGAGCACCTCGGCCGCCGCGTCACCGAGCAGACCCGCATCGTCATCGCGGGCCGCGCGGCCCTGGCGGCCGCCGCGGTCTGA
- a CDS encoding sugar porter family MFS transporter, translating to MTSSTSRASAPGGGSSPQPEHLGHVIFIAAAAAMGGFLFGYDSSVINGAVVAIRDRFDVGSAALAQVIAAALIGCAIGAATAGRLADRIGRIRCMQIASVLFTASAIGSALPFALWDLAMWRVIGGFGIGMASVIGPAYIAEVSPPAYRGRLASFQQAAIVIGIAVSQLVNWAILNLAGGDQRGEIGGLEAWQWMLGVMVVPAVLYGLLSFVIPESPRFLVSVGRTEKAKEVLREVEGSGIDADARIREIDHSMRSEVKSTFKDLLGGRFGFLPIVWVGIGLSVFQQLVGINVIFYYSSSLWQSVGIDASSSFLYSFETSVVNIIGTVIAMIFVDRLGRKPLALIGSVGMALSLGTAAWAFSYKSGVGDDITLPHAQGITALVAANLFVLFFALSWGVVVWVLLGEMFPGRIRAAALGVAAAAQWIANWAITVTFPSLSDWNLSGAYMIYTFFALLSIPFILKWVPETKGKALEEMG from the coding sequence TTGACCAGCAGCACATCGCGGGCCTCGGCGCCGGGCGGCGGATCCTCGCCCCAGCCCGAGCACCTCGGCCACGTCATCTTCATCGCCGCGGCCGCGGCGATGGGCGGCTTCCTCTTCGGGTACGACAGTTCCGTCATCAACGGCGCGGTCGTCGCCATCCGCGACCGCTTCGACGTCGGCTCGGCCGCGCTCGCCCAGGTGATCGCCGCGGCGCTGATCGGCTGCGCCATCGGAGCCGCCACCGCGGGCCGCCTCGCCGACCGGATCGGCCGTATCCGCTGCATGCAGATCGCGTCCGTCCTGTTCACCGCGAGCGCCATCGGTTCGGCCCTCCCGTTCGCCCTCTGGGACCTCGCCATGTGGCGGGTGATCGGCGGCTTCGGCATCGGCATGGCCTCCGTCATCGGCCCCGCCTACATCGCCGAGGTCTCCCCGCCCGCCTACCGCGGCCGGCTCGCCTCCTTCCAGCAGGCGGCCATCGTCATCGGCATCGCCGTCTCGCAGCTGGTCAACTGGGCGATCCTTAACCTCGCGGGCGGTGACCAGCGCGGTGAAATCGGCGGACTCGAGGCCTGGCAGTGGATGCTCGGCGTGATGGTCGTGCCGGCCGTGCTCTACGGCCTGCTGTCCTTCGTCATCCCGGAGTCCCCGCGCTTCCTCGTATCGGTCGGCCGCACGGAGAAGGCCAAGGAGGTCCTGCGCGAGGTCGAGGGCTCCGGCATCGACGCCGACGCCCGCATCCGCGAGATCGACCACTCCATGCGCTCCGAGGTGAAGTCCACCTTCAAGGACCTGCTCGGCGGCCGCTTCGGATTCCTGCCCATCGTCTGGGTCGGCATCGGCCTCTCCGTCTTCCAGCAGCTGGTCGGCATCAATGTGATCTTCTACTACAGCTCCTCGCTGTGGCAGTCGGTCGGCATCGACGCGAGCTCCTCGTTCCTGTACTCGTTCGAGACCTCGGTCGTGAACATCATCGGTACGGTCATCGCGATGATCTTCGTGGACCGGCTCGGCCGCAAGCCGCTCGCCCTCATCGGCTCCGTGGGCATGGCACTGTCGCTGGGGACGGCGGCCTGGGCGTTCTCGTACAAGTCCGGGGTCGGCGACGACATCACGCTGCCGCACGCGCAGGGCATCACCGCCCTGGTCGCGGCCAACCTCTTCGTCCTCTTCTTCGCCCTCTCCTGGGGCGTGGTGGTCTGGGTGCTGCTGGGCGAGATGTTCCCCGGCCGCATCCGCGCCGCCGCCCTCGGTGTGGCCGCGGCGGCCCAGTGGATCGCCAACTGGGCCATCACCGTCACGTTCCCGTCGCTCTCGGACTGGAACCTCTCGGGCGCCTACATGATCTACACGTTCTTCGCTCTGCTCTCGATCCCGTTCATCCTCAAGTGGGTGCCGGAGACCAAGGGCAAGGCGCTGGAGGAGATGGGGTAA